A single window of Zootoca vivipara chromosome 17, rZooViv1.1, whole genome shotgun sequence DNA harbors:
- the LOC118076145 gene encoding tigger transposable element-derived protein 1-like, translating to MDKSCKAKRILNRITIEVKKEIISKHESGVRVCDLAKQFGVAKSTVSSILKNKEAIKGANVARGVKTLTRQRTQTIEEVEKLLFIWINEKQLAGDRISESIICKKALHLHADLIKNTPGTSAESDIFKASRGWFDNFKRRSGIHSVVRLGEAASANKEDANRFVLAFKDCVEAEGFLPQQVFNCDEAGLFWKKMPKNTYITKEEKSLPGHKPMKDRLTLLLCGNASGDFKLKPLLVYHSENPGVFKKNSVIKSKLPVMWRANRKAWVTRQFFIEWVHEVFGPSVKEYLQSKNLPMKCLLVMDNAPAHPPGLEEELVEEFSFINVMFLPPNTTSLIQPMEQQVIPNFKKLYTRALFQRCFEVTSDTELTLREFWKNNFNILHCLHLIDKAWRDVPQRTLMSAWKTLWPEAFLEGVFEDVEEDAPIVEDIVSLGKSMGLEVSSDDIEELVQDHKTELTTEELQNILTEQQQAATEELSEEEEEEEERQESLPTALIKEMCAKWVEVQSFVEKYHPDKAAVSCATNTFNDHAMSHFRQILKHRKNPSCWDL from the coding sequence atggataaaagctgcaAAGCCAAGAGAATCCTTAACAGAATAACAATAGAGGTGAAGAAGGAAATTATTTCCAAACATGAAAGTGGTGTCCGTGTATGTGATCTGGCAAAGCAGTTTGGTGTTGCCAAATCTACAGTTTCTAGcatcttaaaaaataaagaagccaTTAAAGGAGCCAATGTTGCAAGAGGTGTTAAAACACTTACAAGACAAAGAACACAGACAATTGAAGAAGTGGAAAAATTGCTTTTCATATGGATAAATGAAAAACAGTTGGCGGGTGACCGCATTTCTGAGAGCATAATTTGTAAAAAAGCTTTACATTTGCATGCTGACCTCATCAAAAACACCCCTGGAACAAGTGCTGAGAGTGATATTTTCAAGGCAAGTAGAGGGTGGTTTGATAATTTTAAGAGGAGAAGTGGCATACACAGTGTGGTCAGACTTGGTGAAGCTGCCAGTGCCAACAAAGAAGATGCCAACCGATTTGTTTTGGCATTTAAAGATTGTGTAGAGGCAGAGGGTTTCCTTCCCCAACAAGTTTTCAACTGTGATGAGGCAGGCCTCTTTTGGAAGAAAATGCCAAAGAATACCTACATaacaaaggaggagaaatcaTTGCCAGGACACAAGCCCATGAAAGACAGGCTAACCCTTTTATTATGTGGGAATGCAAGCGGAGATTTTAAGCTGAAGCCTTTGCTAGTCTACCATTCTGAGAACCCCGGGGTATTTAAGAAAAACAGTGTCATAAAAAGCAAATTGCCTGTGATGTGGAGGGCAAACAGGAAAGCTTGGGTAACCAGGCAATTTTTTATTGAGTGGGTTCATGAAGTGTTTGGGCCAAGTGTAAAAGAATACCTCCAATCCAAAAATCTTCCAATGAAGTGCCTGCTTGTTATGGATAATGCTCCAGCTCACCCTCCAGGATTGGAGGAAGAGTTGGTGGAAGAGTTCAGTTTTATCAATGTCATGTTTTTGCCCCCCAACACAACTTCTCTCATCCAGCCCATGGAGCAGCAGGTCATACCTAATTTTAAGAAGCTTTACACCAGAGCACTGTTCCAAAGGTGCTTTGAGGTGACCTCGGACACAGAGCTAACCCTCAGAGAGTTCTGGAAGAATAATTTCAATATCCTACATTGCTTACATCTCATAGACAAAGCATGGAGGGATGTGCCTCAGAGAACGCTGATGTCGGCATGGAAGACACTGTGGCCAGAAGCTTTCCTTGAAGGTGTATTTGAGGATGTTGAAGAGGATGCTCCTATTGTTGAGGATATTGTGTCTCTGGGAAAGTCCATGGGCTTGGAAGTGAGTAGTGATGATATTGAGGAGTTAGTGCAGGATCACAAGACGGAACTCACCACAGAAGAACTCCAGAACATTCTGACGGAGCAGCAACAGGCGGCAACTGAGGAAttgtctgaggaggaggaggaggaggaggagaggcaagaaAGTCTTCCTACTGCACTAATCaaagaaatgtgtgcaaaatgggTTGAAGTGCAAAGTTTTGTTGAAAAATATCACCCTGATAAAGCTGCTGTAAGTTGTGCCACTAACACTTTCAATGATCATGCTATGTCTCACTTTAGACAAATTTTAAAACATCGAAAAAATCCTTCTTGTTgggatttgtaa